One segment of Prionailurus bengalensis isolate Pbe53 chromosome D4, Fcat_Pben_1.1_paternal_pri, whole genome shotgun sequence DNA contains the following:
- the LOC122474683 gene encoding uncharacterized protein LOC122474683 isoform X4 translates to MTGYSCKQAPLQPSPSYSTFKVAVTSFSSPRSRAGNIRRDRGSEMSKIGRRREDWPGCRRRWLRGSGPAVQTEKLRDISCSVGGAELTHPSIQLVINFFLSIYSTPDTVPGAGFPAGNKAQGLTSRSSRAGLSRGARSLQEELKPRDLKAGRVYVQGAIWSAESGKPLQRRGQPNWTVRDEEEFAKADARA, encoded by the exons ATGACTGGGTATTCCTGCAAGCAGGCCCCTCTCCAGCCCTCGCCTTCATACAGTACATTTAAAGTAGCAGTAACCTCTTTTTCCTCCCCCCGCAGCCGGGCTGGAAACATTAGAAGGGACCGAGGCAGCGAGATGTCTAAAATAGGAAGACGCCGGGAAGATTGGCCTGGCTGCCGGCGACGCTGGCTGCGGGGATCTGGCCCGGCTGTGCAGACGGAAAAGCTAAGAG ACATTTCCTGCAGTGTGGGGGGTGCAGAATtgactcatccatccattcagttAGTCATTAACTTTTTCCTGAGCATCTACTCCACGCCAGACACCGTGCCTGGAGCCGGGTTTCCAGCGGGGAACAAGGCGCAGGGCCTCACCTCACGGAGCTCACGG GCTGGACTGAGCCGGGGAGCCAGAAGCCTACAAGAAGAATTGAAACCCAGGGATCTGAAAGCTGGAAGAGTGTACGTACAAGGAGCCATCTGGTCAGCAGAATCAGGAAAGCCTTTGCAGAGGAGGGGCCAGCCCAACTGGACGGTGAGGGATGAAGAGGAGTTCGCCAAGGCAGATGCAAGGG CATAA
- the LOC122474683 gene encoding uncharacterized protein LOC122474683 isoform X3, translating to MTGYSCKQAPLQPSPSYSTFKVAVTSFSSPRSRAGNIRRDRGSEMSKIGRRREDWPGCRRRWLRGSGPAVQTEKLRDISCSVGGAELTHPSIQLVINFFLSIYSTPDTVPGAGFPAGNKAQGLTSRSSRAGLSRGARSLQEELKPRDLKAGRVYVQGAIWSAESGKPLQRRGQPNWTVRDEEEFAKADARDPSLPLSFPHSPTGLPFVRDLYGCVTRRPRPRPFPLPRPRFP from the exons ATGACTGGGTATTCCTGCAAGCAGGCCCCTCTCCAGCCCTCGCCTTCATACAGTACATTTAAAGTAGCAGTAACCTCTTTTTCCTCCCCCCGCAGCCGGGCTGGAAACATTAGAAGGGACCGAGGCAGCGAGATGTCTAAAATAGGAAGACGCCGGGAAGATTGGCCTGGCTGCCGGCGACGCTGGCTGCGGGGATCTGGCCCGGCTGTGCAGACGGAAAAGCTAAGAG ACATTTCCTGCAGTGTGGGGGGTGCAGAATtgactcatccatccattcagttAGTCATTAACTTTTTCCTGAGCATCTACTCCACGCCAGACACCGTGCCTGGAGCCGGGTTTCCAGCGGGGAACAAGGCGCAGGGCCTCACCTCACGGAGCTCACGG GCTGGACTGAGCCGGGGAGCCAGAAGCCTACAAGAAGAATTGAAACCCAGGGATCTGAAAGCTGGAAGAGTGTACGTACAAGGAGCCATCTGGTCAGCAGAATCAGGAAAGCCTTTGCAGAGGAGGGGCCAGCCCAACTGGACGGTGAGGGATGAAGAGGAGTTCGCCAAGGCAGATGCAAGGG acccctccctccctctctccttcccccacagcCCCACTGGACTGCCTTTTGTAAGAGACCTCTATGGCTGTGTCACCAGGAGGCCTAGACCTAGGCCATTTCCTCTGCCCAGACCGAGGTTCCCCTAG
- the LOC122474683 gene encoding uncharacterized protein LOC122474683 isoform X2 has translation MTGYSCKQAPLQPSPSYSTFKVAVTSFSSPRSRAGNIRRDRGSEMSKIGRRREDWPGCRRRWLRGSGPAVQTEKLRDISCSVGGAELTHPSIQLVINFFLSIYSTPDTVPGAGFPAGNKAQGLTSRSSRAGLSRGARSLQEELKPRDLKAGRVYVQGAIWSAESGKPLQRRGQPNWTVRDEEEFAKADARAESCCQSLNGARGEPTASSSSRVSELTQNSPFLEHKQMEARGGLLEPGGPSWSILAGFLGRGQLS, from the exons ATGACTGGGTATTCCTGCAAGCAGGCCCCTCTCCAGCCCTCGCCTTCATACAGTACATTTAAAGTAGCAGTAACCTCTTTTTCCTCCCCCCGCAGCCGGGCTGGAAACATTAGAAGGGACCGAGGCAGCGAGATGTCTAAAATAGGAAGACGCCGGGAAGATTGGCCTGGCTGCCGGCGACGCTGGCTGCGGGGATCTGGCCCGGCTGTGCAGACGGAAAAGCTAAGAG ACATTTCCTGCAGTGTGGGGGGTGCAGAATtgactcatccatccattcagttAGTCATTAACTTTTTCCTGAGCATCTACTCCACGCCAGACACCGTGCCTGGAGCCGGGTTTCCAGCGGGGAACAAGGCGCAGGGCCTCACCTCACGGAGCTCACGG GCTGGACTGAGCCGGGGAGCCAGAAGCCTACAAGAAGAATTGAAACCCAGGGATCTGAAAGCTGGAAGAGTGTACGTACAAGGAGCCATCTGGTCAGCAGAATCAGGAAAGCCTTTGCAGAGGAGGGGCCAGCCCAACTGGACGGTGAGGGATGAAGAGGAGTTCGCCAAGGCAGATGCAAGGG CTGAATCCTGCTGTCAAAGCCTAAATGGAGCCCGTGGGGAGCCCACAGCGTCCAGCTCCTCCCGGGTCTCCGAGCTGACCCAGAATAGCCCGTTTCTAGAACACAAACAGATGGAGGCCAGGGGTGGCCTCCTGGAGCCTGGAGGTCCGTCCTGGAGCATCCTGGCTGGGTTTCTCGGGCGAGGACAGCTAAGCTGA
- the LOC122474683 gene encoding uncharacterized protein LOC122474683 isoform X1: MTGYSCKQAPLQPSPSYSTFKVAVTSFSSPRSRAGNIRRDRGSEMSKIGRRREDWPGCRRRWLRGSGPAVQTEKLRDISCSVGGAELTHPSIQLVINFFLSIYSTPDTVPGAGFPAGNKAQGLTSRSSRAGLSRGARSLQEELKPRDLKAGRVYVQGAIWSAESGKPLQRRGQPNWTVRDEEEFAKADARGKGRQHDCKAYPTFWARRAFKFFSVLRSDFLAESCCQSLNGARGEPTASSSSRVSELTQNSPFLEHKQMEARGGLLEPGGPSWSILAGFLGRGQLS; the protein is encoded by the exons ATGACTGGGTATTCCTGCAAGCAGGCCCCTCTCCAGCCCTCGCCTTCATACAGTACATTTAAAGTAGCAGTAACCTCTTTTTCCTCCCCCCGCAGCCGGGCTGGAAACATTAGAAGGGACCGAGGCAGCGAGATGTCTAAAATAGGAAGACGCCGGGAAGATTGGCCTGGCTGCCGGCGACGCTGGCTGCGGGGATCTGGCCCGGCTGTGCAGACGGAAAAGCTAAGAG ACATTTCCTGCAGTGTGGGGGGTGCAGAATtgactcatccatccattcagttAGTCATTAACTTTTTCCTGAGCATCTACTCCACGCCAGACACCGTGCCTGGAGCCGGGTTTCCAGCGGGGAACAAGGCGCAGGGCCTCACCTCACGGAGCTCACGG GCTGGACTGAGCCGGGGAGCCAGAAGCCTACAAGAAGAATTGAAACCCAGGGATCTGAAAGCTGGAAGAGTGTACGTACAAGGAGCCATCTGGTCAGCAGAATCAGGAAAGCCTTTGCAGAGGAGGGGCCAGCCCAACTGGACGGTGAGGGATGAAGAGGAGTTCGCCAAGGCAGATGCAAGGGGTAAGGGCAGGCAACACGACTGCAAGGCCTACCCAACATTCTGGGCCAGGAGGGCTTTCAAGTTCTTTTCTGTCCTGCGTTCTGATTTTCTAGCTGAATCCTGCTGTCAAAGCCTAAATGGAGCCCGTGGGGAGCCCACAGCGTCCAGCTCCTCCCGGGTCTCCGAGCTGACCCAGAATAGCCCGTTTCTAGAACACAAACAGATGGAGGCCAGGGGTGGCCTCCTGGAGCCTGGAGGTCCGTCCTGGAGCATCCTGGCTGGGTTTCTCGGGCGAGGACAGCTAAGCTGA